In Rhodothermus marinus DSM 4252, a single genomic region encodes these proteins:
- a CDS encoding bifunctional aspartate kinase/diaminopimelate decarboxylase gives MASPRWVVLKFGGTSVSTLPRWETIARIVRDRLAEGLRPVVVCSALSGISNALDRLLAEAMAGRGEAALEGIRRPHLELGRAMGLDAEALLRPYFEELERITLGAALLREVTPRLQARVMAMGELMATTLGAAYLNRIGLTTQWWDARELLEAVDEAHGNEARRYLSVACDYRPDPALQERLAAAPAEVILTQGFIARNSRGETVLLGRGGSDTSAAYLAAKLQAERLEIWTDVPGMFTANPRQIPSARLLRHLDYDEAQELATTGAKVLHPRCLEPVRAYGIPLHVKCTDHPELEGTIVSADAPDVGPRVKAISCKTGITLVSMDTIGMWQQVGFLADVFGVFKRHGLSIDLIATSETNVTVSLDPQANALQPAQLEALVEDLSAYCQARVIAPCAVVSLVGRHIRALLDELTPAFEVFAEHHVYLISQAASDLNFSFVVDEDQADRLVRRLHAELFGRVEADTLFGPTWRELFAPRAEAAVARPWWHHRRSELLALAEAQAPCYVYDEGTLRGQLEALRRLSSVDRIFYALKANDHPDVLRVFHEAGLGFECVSAGELEHVRTLFPELAPERLLFTPNFAPADEYRRGFELGAFVTLDNLHPLEAWPELFRNRNVLVRFDPGRGDGHHRYVRTAGAQSKFGIAPAQAKRLRELADRLGLRIVGLHAHVGSGILLPETWAETALFLAELAETYFPDVRYLDVGGGLGVPERTGAPGLDLEAVEAHLHRFKTAHPRFELWLEPGRFLVAEAGVLLARVTQVKEKGGARYAGVETGMNSLIRPALYGAYHEIVNLTRLDAPATQTVDVVGPICETGDVLGHGRRLPDTREGDVLLIAQAGAYGAVMSSHYNRRPPAREVFLPVGASAAVSPTPENAASV, from the coding sequence ATGGCATCGCCACGCTGGGTTGTGTTGAAATTCGGCGGCACGAGCGTTTCGACGCTGCCGCGCTGGGAAACGATCGCCCGCATCGTACGCGACCGGCTGGCCGAAGGGCTGCGGCCGGTGGTGGTCTGCTCGGCGCTGTCGGGCATTTCGAACGCGCTGGACCGGCTGCTTGCCGAGGCGATGGCCGGTCGCGGCGAAGCAGCCCTGGAGGGCATCCGCCGCCCGCATCTGGAGCTGGGCCGGGCCATGGGGCTCGACGCCGAGGCGCTGCTGCGCCCTTACTTCGAGGAGCTGGAGCGCATCACGCTGGGCGCGGCCCTGTTGCGCGAAGTGACGCCCCGCCTGCAGGCCCGGGTGATGGCCATGGGCGAACTGATGGCCACCACGCTGGGCGCGGCCTACCTGAACCGGATCGGCCTTACCACGCAGTGGTGGGACGCCCGCGAGCTGCTGGAAGCCGTCGACGAAGCGCACGGCAACGAAGCCCGGCGCTACCTGTCGGTCGCCTGCGACTACCGGCCGGACCCGGCCCTCCAGGAGCGGCTGGCCGCCGCCCCGGCCGAGGTCATTCTGACGCAGGGCTTCATTGCCCGCAACAGCCGGGGCGAGACCGTCCTGCTCGGCCGCGGCGGCTCGGACACGTCGGCCGCCTACCTGGCCGCCAAACTGCAGGCCGAGCGACTGGAGATCTGGACCGACGTGCCGGGCATGTTCACGGCCAACCCGCGCCAGATCCCCTCGGCCCGCCTGCTTCGCCATCTCGACTACGACGAGGCGCAGGAGCTGGCCACCACGGGCGCCAAAGTGCTGCATCCGCGGTGCCTGGAGCCGGTGCGCGCCTACGGAATCCCCCTGCACGTCAAATGCACGGACCATCCCGAGCTGGAAGGAACGATCGTATCGGCCGATGCACCGGACGTCGGCCCGCGCGTGAAGGCCATCTCCTGCAAGACCGGTATCACGCTCGTGTCGATGGACACCATCGGGATGTGGCAGCAGGTGGGCTTCCTGGCCGACGTGTTTGGCGTCTTCAAGCGGCACGGGCTGTCGATCGACCTGATCGCCACCAGCGAAACGAACGTCACGGTTTCGCTCGATCCGCAGGCCAATGCGCTGCAGCCGGCCCAGCTCGAAGCGCTGGTCGAAGACCTCAGCGCCTATTGCCAGGCCCGCGTGATTGCCCCCTGCGCCGTGGTGAGCCTGGTCGGGCGCCACATCCGCGCCCTGCTCGACGAACTGACGCCCGCCTTCGAGGTCTTCGCCGAACACCACGTATACCTGATCTCGCAGGCGGCCAGTGACCTGAATTTCAGCTTTGTGGTCGATGAAGACCAGGCCGATCGGCTCGTGCGGCGGCTGCATGCGGAGCTGTTCGGACGCGTCGAGGCCGACACGCTTTTCGGTCCCACCTGGCGCGAACTGTTTGCGCCCCGGGCCGAAGCAGCAGTGGCGCGTCCGTGGTGGCACCACCGCCGGTCCGAACTGCTGGCGCTGGCCGAGGCGCAGGCGCCCTGCTACGTGTACGACGAAGGCACGCTGCGCGGTCAGCTCGAAGCGCTGCGCCGCCTGTCTTCGGTCGATCGCATCTTCTACGCGCTCAAGGCAAACGACCACCCGGACGTGCTCCGGGTGTTCCACGAGGCCGGGCTCGGCTTCGAGTGCGTCTCGGCTGGTGAGCTGGAGCACGTGCGCACGCTCTTTCCCGAGCTTGCGCCCGAGCGCCTGCTCTTTACGCCCAACTTCGCGCCGGCCGACGAATACCGCCGGGGCTTCGAGCTGGGCGCCTTTGTGACGCTCGACAACCTGCATCCGCTGGAGGCCTGGCCCGAGCTGTTCCGGAATCGCAACGTGCTGGTGCGGTTCGATCCAGGCCGGGGCGACGGGCATCACCGCTACGTGCGCACGGCCGGCGCCCAGTCCAAGTTCGGCATTGCGCCCGCGCAGGCCAAGCGCCTGCGGGAGCTGGCCGACCGGCTGGGCCTGCGCATTGTCGGGCTGCACGCGCACGTGGGCAGCGGCATCCTGCTCCCGGAGACCTGGGCCGAGACGGCCCTCTTTCTGGCCGAACTGGCCGAAACGTACTTTCCCGACGTGCGCTATCTGGACGTAGGCGGCGGGCTGGGAGTCCCCGAGCGCACGGGCGCACCGGGCCTGGACCTGGAAGCCGTCGAAGCGCACCTGCACCGCTTCAAGACCGCCCATCCCCGGTTCGAACTCTGGCTGGAGCCGGGCCGCTTCCTGGTGGCCGAAGCCGGCGTGCTGCTGGCCCGCGTCACCCAGGTCAAGGAAAAAGGCGGCGCCCGCTACGCGGGCGTTGAAACCGGGATGAATTCCCTGATTCGTCCGGCGCTTTACGGCGCCTACCACGAAATTGTCAACCTGACGCGGCTCGACGCACCGGCCACGCAGACGGTCGATGTGGTCGGGCCGATCTGCGAGACGGGCGACGTGCTGGGGCACGGCCGCCGCCTGCCCGATACGCGCGAAGGCGACGTGCTGCTGATCGCGCAGGCGGGTGCGTATGGTGCCGTCATGAGTTCGCACTACAACCGACGGCCGCCGGCCCGCGAGGTCTTTCTGCCCGTCGGTGCGTCCGCCGCAGTCTCCCCCACCCCCGAAAACGCGGCATCCGTATGA
- the dapB gene encoding 4-hydroxy-tetrahydrodipicolinate reductase codes for MKLALVGTGNMGQAIERLALQQGDEIVARFNEEHPLPVEADVSVLNGADVVMDFTLPHVVRAHIDAYCRWRVPAVIGTTGWYDQLDEVRQQVEASGATLLYAPNFSLGVALLKHVLQQLLPLLERLPDYDVYIHEVHHTRKADSPSGTALMLARLIVDGLSRKTRIETETQHGRIAPEALHVTSTRAGQVFGRHTIGICGPFDELTLEHNAYSRDGFAAGALQAARWLVGRRGFFSLDDMLNEWLHATTNRN; via the coding sequence ATGAAGCTGGCGCTGGTCGGAACCGGCAACATGGGCCAGGCCATCGAACGCCTGGCCCTGCAGCAGGGCGACGAGATCGTCGCCCGCTTCAACGAGGAGCATCCGCTCCCGGTCGAGGCCGACGTGTCGGTCCTGAACGGGGCCGACGTGGTGATGGACTTCACGCTGCCGCACGTGGTGCGGGCGCACATCGACGCCTACTGCCGCTGGCGCGTCCCGGCCGTCATCGGGACCACGGGCTGGTACGATCAGCTCGACGAGGTGCGACAGCAGGTCGAAGCCAGCGGCGCCACGCTGCTCTATGCCCCGAACTTTTCGCTGGGCGTGGCACTGCTCAAACACGTGCTGCAACAGCTCCTGCCGCTGCTGGAGCGTCTGCCCGACTACGACGTGTATATTCATGAAGTCCATCACACCCGCAAAGCCGACAGCCCCAGCGGCACGGCCCTTATGCTGGCCCGCCTGATCGTGGACGGACTCTCGCGCAAGACGCGCATCGAAACCGAAACGCAGCACGGACGCATCGCGCCCGAAGCGCTGCACGTGACCTCGACGCGGGCCGGTCAGGTCTTCGGGCGCCATACGATCGGCATCTGCGGTCCCTTTGACGAACTGACCCTCGAACACAACGCCTACAGCCGCGACGGCTTTGCCGCAGGCGCCCTGCAGGCTGCCCGCTGGCTCGTCGGCCGCCGCGGATTCTTTTCGCTCGACGACATGTTGAACGAATGGCTGCATGCGACAACCAACCGGAACTGA
- the dapA gene encoding 4-hydroxy-tetrahydrodipicolinate synthase codes for MAAQPVFRGTAPALVTPFTRDGKVDEPALRRLIDRQIEGGVDALVVLGTTGENATIWPDERRRIVELTLEHVNGRVPVIVGTGNNSTSESLVFSREAAQAGADGLLIVGPYYNKPPQEGFRAHVAAIAEAVDTPIILYNVPGRTGFNITAETTLRLAEEIPTVVGIKEASGNLAQITDILAHRPPKLAVYAGDDEITLPLLALGADGVISVVCNALPERFTALVRAGLAGDFEQARKLHFELLPAMRACFYATNPIPIKAVLHAMGLIEDVVRLPLVPLDEATRRRVLEAFEAFLATA; via the coding sequence ATGGCTGCGCAACCTGTATTCCGAGGAACGGCGCCTGCCCTCGTGACGCCCTTCACGCGCGACGGCAAAGTGGACGAACCGGCGCTGCGCCGGCTGATCGACCGCCAGATCGAGGGCGGCGTCGATGCGCTCGTGGTACTGGGCACCACCGGCGAAAACGCCACGATCTGGCCCGACGAGCGCCGCCGCATCGTGGAGTTGACGCTGGAGCATGTGAACGGCCGCGTGCCCGTCATCGTGGGCACCGGCAACAACTCGACGAGCGAGAGCCTGGTCTTTTCACGCGAGGCGGCGCAGGCCGGCGCCGACGGCCTGCTGATCGTGGGCCCCTACTACAACAAGCCCCCGCAGGAAGGCTTCCGCGCCCACGTGGCGGCCATCGCCGAGGCGGTCGATACGCCGATCATCCTCTACAACGTGCCCGGCCGCACCGGCTTCAACATCACGGCCGAGACCACGCTGCGCCTGGCCGAGGAGATTCCGACGGTCGTGGGCATCAAGGAGGCTTCCGGCAACCTGGCCCAGATCACCGACATCCTGGCGCACCGGCCGCCCAAACTGGCCGTCTATGCCGGCGACGACGAAATCACGCTGCCGCTGCTGGCGCTGGGCGCCGACGGCGTGATCTCGGTCGTCTGCAACGCGCTGCCCGAACGCTTCACGGCCCTGGTGCGGGCGGGACTGGCCGGCGACTTCGAGCAGGCACGCAAGCTGCACTTCGAGCTGCTGCCGGCCATGCGGGCGTGCTTCTATGCGACGAACCCGATCCCGATCAAGGCCGTGCTGCACGCCATGGGCCTGATCGAGGACGTGGTGCGGCTGCCGCTCGTGCCGCTCGACGAGGCCACACGCCGCCGCGTGCTCGAAGCGTTCGAGGCGTTCCTGGCGACGGCCTGA
- a CDS encoding DUF2721 domain-containing protein codes for MSAEFEGVLRAALTPVALISGVGLLLLSMINRYHHALNRVRQLMAERSRTEDPHERDRLSHSIQIIYRRCHVMKNAILSILTSILASSLIVLLTVIEGLWALHFEPVKSLLLFVAVALVGVAVVLFVFEVRYSLRALQFELEEAG; via the coding sequence ATGTCGGCAGAATTCGAAGGCGTGCTGCGCGCGGCGCTGACGCCGGTTGCGTTGATTTCGGGGGTCGGGCTGCTCCTGCTCAGCATGATCAATCGCTACCACCACGCCCTCAACCGCGTGCGCCAGCTCATGGCCGAGCGGTCCCGGACGGAAGACCCGCACGAACGGGATCGCCTGAGCCACTCCATTCAGATCATCTACCGGCGCTGTCATGTGATGAAAAACGCGATTCTCTCGATCCTGACCAGCATTCTGGCCAGCAGTCTGATCGTGCTCCTGACGGTGATCGAAGGACTGTGGGCGTTGCACTTCGAACCCGTCAAGAGCCTGCTGCTGTTTGTGGCCGTGGCGCTGGTCGGCGTGGCCGTCGTGCTGTTCGTGTTCGAGGTTCGCTATTCGCTCCGGGCGCTCCAGTTCGAGCTGGAAGAGGCCGGCTGA
- a CDS encoding 2,3,4,5-tetrahydropyridine-2,6-dicarboxylate N-succinyltransferase — MMLTDVHEKLRQRIEVLAAQPTETLDLRAAREAFEELIDGLNRGTIRAATPTEDGRWITHAWVKQGILLGFRIGQLVDYSTERFPFFDKDTYPLKPLTLADRVRIVPGGSSIRTGAYLAPGVVCMPPMYVNVGAYVDEGTMIDSHALVGSCAQIGKRVHLSAAAQIGGVLEPVGARPVIIEDDVFVGGGCGIYEGCLVRKGAVLAPGVILTGSTKLYDLVHERILAPAPGEPLEVPPYAVVVPGARAVRSAFGEAHGLSLYTPVIVKYRDARTNAATALEESLR; from the coding sequence ATGATGTTGACCGACGTCCACGAAAAGCTTCGCCAGCGGATCGAAGTGCTGGCCGCGCAGCCGACCGAGACGCTGGACCTGCGTGCCGCCCGCGAAGCGTTCGAAGAACTGATCGACGGCCTGAACCGGGGCACGATCCGGGCGGCCACGCCCACCGAAGACGGCCGCTGGATCACCCATGCCTGGGTCAAGCAGGGCATCCTGCTGGGCTTTCGGATCGGGCAACTGGTCGATTACTCGACGGAGCGGTTTCCCTTCTTCGACAAGGACACCTACCCGCTCAAGCCACTTACGCTGGCCGATCGGGTGCGCATCGTACCCGGCGGCTCGTCGATCCGCACGGGCGCCTACCTGGCGCCGGGCGTGGTCTGCATGCCGCCCATGTACGTGAACGTCGGCGCCTATGTGGACGAAGGGACGATGATCGACTCGCACGCGCTGGTCGGAAGCTGTGCACAGATCGGAAAGCGCGTGCACCTGTCGGCCGCCGCGCAGATCGGCGGGGTGCTCGAACCGGTGGGCGCCCGGCCCGTGATCATCGAAGACGACGTGTTCGTGGGCGGTGGCTGCGGCATCTACGAAGGCTGCCTGGTCCGGAAAGGGGCCGTGCTGGCGCCTGGCGTGATCCTGACCGGCTCGACGAAGCTCTACGACCTGGTGCACGAGCGCATCCTGGCCCCGGCACCCGGCGAGCCGCTGGAGGTGCCGCCCTACGCCGTGGTCGTACCCGGCGCCCGCGCCGTGCGCTCGGCCTTTGGCGAGGCGCACGGCCTCTCGCTCTACACCCCGGTCATCGTCAAATACCGCGACGCCCGTACCAACGCTGCCACTGCACTCGAAGAGAGCCTGCGATGA
- the ppc gene encoding phosphoenolpyruvate carboxylase: MSVLPPLQIEIEGTGISRPLSEHVNLLGGLLGQVIQEMAGPEMLELVETLRRLCKQAAQENRPELREQAYTRIHSATYDELLWLLRAYTAFFHLVNQAEQQEIIRINRERAQQSTPEHPRPESIDEAILALKQQGRTLDDVLALLERLDIQPTLTAHPTEARRRSILYKQQHIARLLSQQRRCRLTPEEQEALLVDLHNQITLLLGTAEVREERPTVRDEVEQGLYFIQSTIWEAVPRIHEDVRRALRRYYGTDADFRPFLRYRSWIGSDRDGNPYVTPEITRWTALTQRRLVLQRYMEELRQLRRRLSLSDRYVPPPEELRRSLARDAREVSLPPHVLRQFRHESFRLKISYIMGRLHGLLQALDDPTQPAPDYDADAFVEDLRLLQRCLEACGLERIARHDQLSRLLVLVQTFGFHLVTLDVRQHSSVHEAAVAELLRLAGVENDYRALPESRRQELLAEELSNPRPLLPPGARVSEATRQVLETFAAIRELVQLDPRLVGSYIVSMTHTVSDLLEPMLLAKEVGLWHYERDPRTGKPGHVRCPIDFVPLFETIEDLEAAASRMEAILSHPVYRMQVAARGGFQEIMLGYSDSTKDGGYWMANWALHRAQEQLAEVCLRHGVDFRLFHGRGGTVGRGGGRANQAILAMPPVVHNGRIRFTEQGEVISFRYALPEIAHRHLEQIVNAMLRVVGLPAASGTDGTDPATRNRLMDELATRSMRAYRRLIDAPDFWSWYTRITPIDQISRLPIASRPVSRSSAREVDFESLRAIPWVFAWTQVRYLIPGWFGIGQALDELLQTSPEHLETLRTWYRSWPFFRTVLQNAQREMVRARLEIAAYYDRLLGDGPTAFHQMIEEDYHRARTAILRITDQEELLDHDPIIRKSVQLRNPYTDVLNLVQLELMRRYRQAPEADREPLRRALFLSINGIAAAMQSTG; encoded by the coding sequence ATGAGCGTGCTTCCCCCTTTGCAGATCGAAATCGAAGGCACCGGCATTTCCCGACCGCTCAGCGAACACGTGAACCTGCTTGGCGGCCTGCTGGGACAGGTCATTCAGGAAATGGCCGGTCCCGAAATGCTGGAGCTGGTCGAGACGCTGCGGCGCCTGTGCAAGCAGGCGGCCCAAGAAAACCGTCCCGAGCTCCGGGAGCAGGCCTACACGCGCATCCACAGCGCCACCTACGACGAGCTGCTCTGGCTGCTGCGCGCCTACACGGCCTTTTTCCACCTGGTCAACCAGGCCGAGCAACAGGAGATCATCCGGATCAACCGGGAACGGGCACAGCAGAGTACGCCCGAACACCCGCGTCCGGAGTCGATCGACGAGGCCATCCTGGCCCTCAAGCAGCAGGGCCGGACGCTCGACGACGTGCTGGCGCTGCTGGAGCGGCTGGACATTCAGCCCACGCTGACCGCCCATCCCACCGAAGCACGCCGCCGCAGCATCCTCTACAAGCAGCAGCACATCGCCCGGCTGCTTTCGCAGCAACGCCGCTGCCGGCTCACGCCCGAGGAGCAGGAAGCCCTGCTGGTGGACCTGCACAACCAGATCACGCTGCTGCTGGGCACGGCCGAGGTGCGCGAGGAACGCCCCACCGTTCGCGACGAAGTCGAACAGGGCCTGTACTTTATCCAGAGTACGATCTGGGAGGCAGTGCCCCGCATTCATGAAGACGTGCGCCGGGCGCTGCGCCGCTACTACGGCACCGACGCCGACTTCCGGCCGTTTCTGCGCTACCGCTCCTGGATCGGGAGCGACCGCGACGGCAACCCTTACGTCACGCCGGAAATCACGCGCTGGACGGCCCTGACGCAGCGACGGCTGGTGCTCCAGCGCTACATGGAGGAGCTGCGCCAGCTCCGACGCCGGCTGAGTCTTTCGGATCGCTACGTGCCGCCCCCGGAGGAGCTGCGCCGCTCGCTGGCCCGCGACGCCCGGGAGGTGTCGCTCCCGCCCCACGTGCTTCGCCAGTTCCGACACGAGTCGTTCCGGCTGAAGATCTCCTACATCATGGGGCGGCTGCACGGGCTGCTCCAGGCGCTGGACGATCCGACGCAGCCTGCGCCCGACTACGACGCCGATGCCTTCGTCGAAGACCTGCGGCTGCTGCAGCGCTGCCTGGAAGCCTGCGGTCTGGAGCGCATTGCGCGTCACGATCAGCTCTCCCGCCTGCTGGTGCTGGTCCAGACGTTCGGCTTTCATCTGGTCACGCTCGACGTGCGCCAGCACAGCAGCGTGCATGAAGCCGCCGTGGCCGAGCTGCTCAGGCTGGCCGGGGTCGAGAACGACTACCGGGCCCTGCCCGAGTCGCGCCGCCAGGAGCTGCTGGCCGAGGAGCTGAGCAATCCGCGGCCGCTGCTGCCGCCGGGGGCCCGGGTGTCGGAAGCCACGCGGCAGGTGCTGGAGACCTTCGCGGCCATCCGCGAGCTGGTGCAGCTCGACCCTCGCCTCGTGGGCAGCTACATCGTGAGCATGACGCACACCGTCAGCGACCTGCTCGAGCCCATGCTGCTGGCCAAAGAAGTCGGGCTCTGGCACTACGAGCGCGACCCCCGCACCGGCAAGCCGGGCCACGTGCGCTGCCCCATCGATTTTGTGCCGCTTTTCGAGACGATCGAAGACCTGGAGGCGGCGGCCAGCCGCATGGAAGCCATCCTGAGCCATCCCGTCTACCGGATGCAGGTGGCTGCCCGCGGCGGCTTTCAGGAAATCATGCTGGGCTACTCCGACAGCACGAAAGACGGTGGCTACTGGATGGCCAACTGGGCGCTGCATCGGGCCCAGGAGCAGCTGGCCGAAGTATGTCTTCGCCATGGCGTGGACTTCCGGCTGTTTCACGGGCGCGGCGGTACTGTGGGACGTGGGGGCGGCCGCGCCAACCAGGCCATCCTGGCCATGCCGCCGGTGGTCCATAACGGCCGCATTCGCTTCACCGAGCAGGGCGAGGTGATCTCGTTCCGCTATGCCCTGCCCGAGATCGCCCATCGCCACCTGGAGCAGATCGTCAATGCCATGCTCCGCGTGGTCGGCCTCCCGGCCGCTTCCGGCACCGATGGCACCGATCCGGCCACGCGCAACCGCCTGATGGACGAGCTGGCCACGCGCTCCATGCGGGCTTACCGGCGCCTGATCGATGCGCCTGACTTCTGGTCGTGGTACACGCGCATCACTCCGATCGACCAGATCAGCCGCCTGCCCATCGCCTCGCGGCCGGTCTCGCGCAGCAGCGCCCGTGAGGTCGACTTCGAAAGCCTGCGGGCCATCCCCTGGGTCTTCGCCTGGACCCAGGTCCGCTACCTGATTCCGGGCTGGTTCGGGATCGGCCAGGCCCTCGACGAGTTGCTCCAGACGTCGCCCGAGCATCTGGAGACGCTTCGCACCTGGTATCGATCCTGGCCGTTTTTCCGCACCGTGCTGCAGAACGCCCAGCGCGAGATGGTGCGCGCCCGCCTGGAAATTGCCGCCTACTATGACCGGCTACTGGGCGACGGCCCGACGGCATTCCATCAGATGATCGAGGAAGACTATCATCGAGCCCGGACGGCCATCCTGCGCATCACCGATCAGGAGGAGTTGCTCGACCACGATCCGATCATCCGCAAATCCGTGCAGCTCCGCAACCCGTACACCGATGTGCTGAACCTGGTGCAGCTCGAGCTGATGCGGCGCTATCGCCAGGCGCCCGAGGCCGATCGGGAGCCGCTCCGGCGCGCTCTGTTCCTGAGCATCAACGGGATCGCCGCCGCCATGCAGAGCACCGGATAG
- a CDS encoding 30S ribosomal protein THX: protein MGKGDRRTRRGKIWRGTYGKYRPKKKKKKQQQEAAAAAK, encoded by the coding sequence ATGGGCAAAGGAGATCGTCGCACGCGACGCGGGAAGATCTGGCGCGGCACCTACGGCAAGTACCGGCCGAAGAAAAAGAAGAAAAAGCAACAGCAGGAGGCCGCCGCTGCCGCCAAGTAG
- a CDS encoding acyl-CoA carboxylase subunit beta codes for MEKSSTQVAAGLGSPLAADKPTVQHWIAQHRALIEALQRQAEQIRQGGGPKRMEREHQRGKLTARERIARLLDDPDEFWELGLWAGYGMYEEEGGCPAGGTVMGLGRVSGHLCIIVANDATVKAGAWFPITVKKNLRAQEIALQNRIPIIYLVDSAGVYLPMQDEIFPDRDHFGRIFFNNARLSSLGVPQIAAIMGSCVAGGAYLPIMSDEALIVQGTGSVFLAGPYLVRAAIGEIVDAETLGGATTHTEISGVTDYKMPDDETCLETIRRLVSHLGPRPRAGFPRSTPRPPAFPPEDLYGLVPPDLQQPYDMREVIARIIDADSWTEYKAGYGQTIITGYARIDGWSVGIVANQRLVVRSRQGEMQVGGVIYSDSADKAARFVMNCNQKRIPIVFLQDVTGFMVGKRAEHGGIIKDGAKLVNVVANSVVPKFTVVVGHSFGAGNYAMCGRAYEPRLMLAWPTARIAVMGGKQAAQTLLQVQLGKYEREGKTLSEEEKQRLLEEIESRYEAQTSAYYAAARLWVDAIIDPIETRRWISLGIEMADHNPDLPPFNPGILQV; via the coding sequence ATGGAAAAAAGCAGTACGCAGGTGGCGGCCGGGCTGGGCTCGCCGCTGGCCGCCGATAAACCCACCGTGCAGCACTGGATTGCCCAGCACCGGGCTCTAATCGAAGCACTGCAGCGCCAGGCCGAGCAGATCCGGCAGGGCGGCGGCCCGAAGCGCATGGAACGCGAACATCAACGGGGCAAGCTGACCGCCCGCGAGCGCATCGCCCGTCTGCTGGACGATCCCGACGAGTTCTGGGAGCTGGGGCTCTGGGCGGGCTACGGCATGTACGAAGAGGAAGGCGGCTGTCCGGCCGGCGGGACCGTCATGGGACTGGGGCGCGTGAGCGGCCACCTGTGCATTATCGTAGCCAACGACGCCACCGTCAAGGCCGGTGCCTGGTTTCCCATTACCGTTAAGAAAAACCTCCGGGCGCAGGAGATCGCCCTGCAGAACCGCATCCCGATCATCTATCTGGTCGATTCGGCGGGCGTCTACCTGCCCATGCAGGATGAGATCTTCCCGGACCGGGACCACTTCGGCCGCATTTTCTTCAACAACGCGCGGCTGTCGAGCCTCGGCGTGCCGCAGATTGCCGCCATCATGGGAAGCTGTGTGGCCGGCGGGGCCTACCTGCCCATCATGAGCGACGAAGCGCTCATCGTGCAGGGTACCGGCTCGGTGTTTCTGGCCGGACCCTACCTGGTGCGGGCGGCCATTGGCGAGATCGTCGATGCCGAAACGCTGGGCGGGGCCACCACGCACACGGAAATCTCGGGCGTGACAGACTACAAGATGCCCGATGATGAGACGTGCCTGGAGACGATCCGGCGTCTGGTGTCGCACCTGGGACCGCGCCCGCGGGCGGGCTTCCCGCGCAGCACGCCGCGGCCGCCGGCCTTCCCGCCCGAAGACCTCTACGGCCTGGTGCCGCCCGATCTGCAGCAGCCCTACGATATGCGCGAGGTGATCGCCCGCATCATCGACGCGGACTCCTGGACGGAGTACAAGGCCGGCTACGGTCAGACCATCATCACGGGCTACGCCCGGATCGACGGCTGGAGCGTGGGCATCGTGGCCAATCAACGGCTGGTCGTCCGCAGCCGCCAGGGCGAAATGCAGGTCGGCGGCGTCATCTACTCCGACTCGGCCGACAAGGCGGCCCGCTTCGTCATGAACTGCAACCAGAAACGCATTCCCATTGTGTTTCTGCAGGATGTGACGGGTTTCATGGTGGGCAAGCGGGCCGAGCACGGCGGTATCATCAAGGACGGCGCCAAACTGGTCAACGTGGTGGCCAACTCGGTCGTGCCCAAGTTCACCGTGGTGGTAGGGCATTCGTTTGGCGCCGGCAACTACGCGATGTGCGGCCGTGCCTACGAGCCGCGCCTGATGCTGGCCTGGCCCACGGCCCGGATTGCCGTCATGGGCGGGAAACAGGCAGCGCAGACGCTCCTGCAGGTGCAACTCGGCAAGTACGAACGGGAAGGCAAAACGCTCTCGGAAGAAGAAAAGCAGCGCCTGCTGGAAGAAATCGAATCACGTTACGAGGCGCAGACTTCCGCCTACTACGCGGCCGCCCGACTCTGGGTCGATGCCATCATCGACCCGATCGAAACGCGTCGCTGGATCAGCCTCGGGATCGAGATGGCGGATCATAACCCCGACCTTCCGCCGTTTAACCCCGGCATCCTGCAGGTCTGA